Below is a genomic region from Salvelinus fontinalis isolate EN_2023a chromosome 38, ASM2944872v1, whole genome shotgun sequence.
GGGCTCGTCCACCCTTAACACCTCCACCCGCGACACCATGTCCACCCCCAGGTCCGCTGGCTTCATGGTGGCTATCTTCTTCTTCTTGGCTTtctgggaggtggagggagaaggagatgagAAATTAAAGTcctatttgtgtttgtgtgtgtgtgtacactttgAGTAAATGTACATTGTGTGTATTACCATGATGTTGGGCAGGGTGGCGTATCTGGGGGTGTTGAGTCGAAGGTCTGCTGTGAGGACGGCTGGCATGCTGATTTTGATGGTCTCTAGACCACCATCGATTTCCCTCACCACCTTCACCTTTTCCCCATCGATGGTCACCTCAGATGCAAATGTGCCCTGCAAGAATGTGAGGTCCTACATTTAGTAGATGTCATAATCCACATTGAGATGAAATAGTATCTGAAATTATCAAGTTAACCTAAATGGAAAGAAGGCTTTGTTTTTGTTACCTGACAATTGTAAACCCGTTGTAGGCCACGAGGCAATCCAAGGGTGACATCTGGTGGTTTAACCATGTAAATACACCCTAATTTTGCCCTTTATTTGGCCTTTGGTCTACTTTTcagtgcagactgtgttgactgtAGTGACATAATCTAAGGCCTGCTAGTTCAGCTGGTCTCTTCACCTGACATTACGTCAATATACTAATGCTTATAAAGACCATGAGAAAAGGTCCTGGTCCGGACAGCAATGGTATCCAAGTCAGCAGTTAACAAGGCCTCTATGCTCTGAGATCAGTTTAGTGATTCCTGCTGAGAAAAAGGATTACaacaagaaaccactactgacctgtggCCAGTCTAACAAGGCTGCCGTCATCTGACCCGTCTGGTTACAGTCATCGTCAATGGCCTGTCAAAAAATACCAACACAATTAGTGAGCATTGCATGAGATGATGAGGTTCGATTTCAAAGTCAACTGGCATTGGTGTGGCAGTGGCACAATCTATTGCATCGGATGACCTGTTTGCCCAGGATGACGAGTGAGGCTTCCTCCTTCTTGGCCAGGGCAGCTAAGATCTTGGAGATCTGCAGGGGTCCCATGGCCTCATAGTCTTTTCCTGAGACCTCCACGTGGATGCCGCGGTCACACCCCATGGCCAGTGCAGTACGGATGGTctcctacaaacacacacacaaacacacaatacaAACACTTGAGCGGTAGGGTTCTCAAAATTATATAAGAACACCATCTGAGAACAATAACAGAATTATACAATCATTAGCACAGTCAAGTTGGAGGTGACCCACTGCAGAATCCTTCTTACAATAGAATGAAAACACTCAGGACCGGTATCCTAATGAAGAAACAAGATCCAAAGCTTCCCTCCAAACGTTAGCTATTGAAGGCCTGTTAAGGATGTAGCCTAATGCTACAGAACGTTCGGATTGAAACGTAAAGACAGAAATGAATTGAGTAGAACAGATATGTATAAGGTCATGTAGAATAAGGAAAATGTTTTGCACCGTTGAATCCGCCCGTCTTCAAAATGGCATCGCCAGGCCAGAGCACCACGTCACTCTTACCGTTACTTGCGTGGGCCCACAGCTGACGGCCACCACCTCTTTGATGAACTTCTTCTCCTTGAGTTTGACGGCCTCCTCCACGGCAATTTCACAGAAGGGGTTCAttgagtgcttgacgccatctgtcaccACCCCGCTGTGATCGGGCTTCACACGGATCTAAGGGAGAGGGCAGGGAAgtcttcattaggcaccaaacagaaaaaAACTGACTGAAAAACAATGGGACTACCTGAactccaataagaaatgctaatTCAGTTTCAAAGAGCTTTGCCCTACTGAACATAAGTGACTACTGGATAGTCACTCagaagggtcagagagagacagacaaacaactaaacagacaaagacagaggCTGGAGACATGAAGTGCAGGCAGTCAATGTGCCAGAGTTGAGTGTGGGGACACTCTGCAGTCTGGGCACTTGTAAATAGTTGCTGTGGGCCCGATGTAGGTGTGCTCTGAGCTTTCCTATTGAATTTGTGAGGCAGTCAAACCTATTCTGGAACACGTTTGAAAGCCTGCCACTAACCCAATAGTATTGAACAGCCATGGTAAATAAACCTTTTAAAACGCCCAAATTCTATCAATAAGTCCATCCCATATACATTAGTCACCTCATAATACATGACTGGCAAagactgtgtgtatgtctctctcacacaccacctctgtctgATAAGAGTTGGGGCAGCATATGGGACTGGGAAGGGTAGAAACATAGTTTAACCGAGTGCCCCGAGAGACGGCTACAGGGATCTAGTTAGGTGCAGCTGAAGCAAGAGTGCTCAGACTGTAGTATGAAATAACTTGTAATAGATATGGTGCTAGGCTTcctttacaaaaatatatatatattaccttGGAACTAACTATCTGATATGAGTGGCTTGGATAGTGATAGCCTACTATCTAACTGTTCTGATGCTGTGACACCTAGTTGATTATATGTTTTTAAATCATTGTGATGAAGCCTGAATGAGGATTATACATGTAGCTTAACATGTGCAATACATTGTCACAATACAGTGACAATGTGTTGTTAGCTTTCTTTTTTAATTTTGACAGTTGTTCATCGTTTTTCCAATTCGAGGAGTAGCACGCTAGACAAATTAACCTTAACTGTTACCTAGATAACCCTGTAATGACCTTGGTATTTTCCTTGCAGTTATGGTTGTTAGTTGAAGACTTGACATTCAAACAATGAACGCTAGCTTGCTAAACTAACCcttcatccatccacccaccttaCGTTAGCTAGTAACGTTAGTTAGTTAACTACCATAGCCATAGGAAGTCTCGAATGGAAATTCTGCACGTGAAATGTTGAATTTCTTTTAAATACAAGACAGTGGGGGAGTAGCTACCTTGACAGCATAGTCAATTACACGTTTAACTCCAACAAGAACCCGCGACATTGTTAGCGATTCTTCGGTTCAGCaatgtacagtagctagctacccaGTCACCACAACGAACTTTCACCCAAGAAGCTGGGACTAGCATTCTACTAACAGCAAAAATGATAACGTCACTTCGGTATGGTAGTTATGAAACCTTTAAAATAAAAGCACGTATTTCAAAACGTTGCAATGTGAATAACTCATTCAAAACAGATTTCATTGTAATCAATAGCCACATATATTGTGACAACAAGAAAATGCAACGAGTAATTTATGAAAACACATGCCAAATAtgttttgaaattatttatatttaGACAAATAATGAAAAAAAGACAACATTGACACTGGTATTTGTCCCTCCCGAATAGCCCCCAATGCAAGACACTGTAATAGACTGTACATGGGTTACATATTGGCTCATAGAGATACATGTTCTACCTGTTTCAGCTAAAGTGGGGTGggaaatactcagtagggtctctacTAAGCAAATATTATGGTTCGTTTTGGAGTGGGACTGTGTTGTACACACCCAGCAGGACTTCATTCTCAGCCAGCAGCAGTCCCCCTGAAAAACCACACATATTTGGTTAGTggagaccctactgagtatttccCACCCCACTTTAGTTGAGACAGGCAGACAAGTTTTCTCTCCACAAGCCAATATGTATCTCATATACCGTGTATTGCTTTGCAGTGAAATGAGTGGGTGGAGTAAGCAGTCACCAGTACTCTGTACAAAACCAGTTGCCCAGCACAAGACCCATTTAAGTTTTGCAGACTCTATTGAGGATTTCCAATAAGATGTTTGTGTTTTATGAAAAGTGTATttctttaaatatatatatatatatatatagcctacaCAATAGCTTTCAACATACTGGTATAAATAATCCAAAATAAAATACGTCAAATTATCAATAATTTTTTTCAGAGTGGGTTGCAATGCTGTGACCAGTGTGCTGCACTAGTGCTAAAGAAAAATCGAAGTTTAGTATGTCTTTGCAAGGGGA
It encodes:
- the LOC129837482 gene encoding electron transfer flavoprotein subunit beta-like, which gives rise to MSRVLVGVKRVIDYAVKIRVKPDHSGVVTDGVKHSMNPFCEIAVEEAVKLKEKKFIKEVVAVSCGPTQVTETIRTALAMGCDRGIHVEVSGKDYEAMGPLQISKILAALAKKEEASLVILGKQAIDDDCNQTGQMTAALLDWPQGTFASEVTIDGEKVKVVREIDGGLETIKISMPAVLTADLRLNTPRYATLPNIMKAKKKKIATMKPADLGVDMVSRVEVLRVDEPPTRLAGVKVETVDDLVAKLKANGTI